DNA sequence from the Triticum aestivum cultivar Chinese Spring unplaced genomic scaffold, IWGSC CS RefSeq v2.1 scaffold106057, whole genome shotgun sequence genome:
AACAACAACAACAAATCCTTCAACAAATTCTGCAACAACAACTGATTCCATGTAGGGATGTCGTCTTGCAACAACCCAACATAGCACATGCAAGCTCACAAGTATCGCAACAAAGTTACCAACTGTTGCAACAATTATGTTGTCAGCAACTGTGGCAGACCCCCGAGCAGTCACGGTGCCAAGCCATCCACAATGTCATTCATGCTATTATTttgcatcaacaacaacaacaacaacaacaacaacaacaacaacaacaacaacaacaacaaccgtcGAGCCAGGTCTCCTACCAGCAGCCTCAGCAACAATATCCATCAGGCCAGGGCTCGTTCCAGCCATCTCAGCAAAACCCACAGGCCCAGGGCTTTGTCCAACCTCAGCAACTGCCGCAGTTCGAGGAAATAAGGAACCTAGCGCTACAGACGCTACCAGCAATGTGCAATGTCTACATCCCTCCATATTGCTCGACCACCATTGCGCCATTTGGCATCATGAGTACTAACTGAGAAGAGAAGAACTCTATTACTAGATATATGAAACACCGTTTTCTTAAAACATGGTTTGGTCGTTGTAGCGGTGAAAAATAAAGTGACATGCACTATCATGTAAGAACCCGAACTAGACTATTTCAAACTTGGAAATAAAAGACAAACACAGGTCTTGTCTgcatatgattgtttgtttgagttCCATTCATGTGACTGTTCACAAGTTCACCCCTAATTATATATATTAAGCATTAGTTAGATGTTTATGTGCATTAATCTAAGGATAACAAAATGAATCTGAAACTTGAATTTAATTAAAGTATTTTCTTGGACTTTCAAATTGAGCATTGATAGTGAGGACTATCCACATCCTTGGCTTGCCCTTGATCAATTATTTCCAAAGAAGCATTCAATTCATCAGTCACTTACATTGATTTTTGTGGCTTGTACTTCTCCTCAA
Encoded proteins:
- the LOC123177881 gene encoding alpha/beta-gliadin clone PW8142-like, encoding QQQILQQILQQQLIPCRDVVLQQPNIAHASSQVSQQSYQLLQQLCCQQLWQTPEQSRCQAIHNVIHAIILHQQQQQQQQQQQQQQQQQQPSSQVSYQQPQQQYPSGQGSFQPSQQNPQAQGFVQPQQLPQFEEIRNLALQTLPAMCNVYIPPYCSTTIAPFGIMSTN